aggttggatatagtccctgtcccctgtggagcttacagtcctattcactcggggcagggaacttgtctaccaactctgttatattgtactcgcccaagcaacTGATTGATCcccattgtcattcattcattcattcagtggtatttattgagcactgtactaagcacttgggagatcaacagacacattccctgcccacagatgaggtaactgaggcatagagaagttaagtgacttgcctaaggtcacacagcagacatgtggccgagccaggattagaacccaggtcctgctgactccagacccgggctctctccactaggtcacgctgcttcccgcccTCCCTCTGGTTTCCCCTACCCCCCATATCCCCACCGTGCTCTCATGGTCCCTTCCCCATGCCCTCTTtgattcctcctctctgtccagtCTATGTGGGGTGACTGCCCGCCCCAAACGGGGGTCAGtgctccccaccacctcctctaTCCCATCCTCCCCGCAGCTTCCTGCACTCGTGTGATCCCCCAATCATCCACGGCAACCTGACCAGCGACACCATCTTCATCCAGCACAACGGCCTCATTAAGATCGGCTCtggtgaggggcaggggcggTCTCGGGGGCGAAGAGCAGGAGGCTCAAGggaggggggccggaggagggtgaTCTCCCATGAGGATCAAGGGCCAGGCCTGAGGAGGCCCTGATAGGGACCGACAGGGAGGTCGGGCAGTAGCGCCTGTTTCCAAGGGCCGGGTCCGTGGCTAACGCCAACTCTTCCTCCCCAACCTCACAGTGTGGCACCGAGTCTTCTCCAATGGTGAGTGCAtggagaaggagggcagggggaggggagccgaAGTCTCGGGGGCTGGCGGTGTCGGATGTAGAGGTGGAATGGGGCTTCAGCCTTCTCACTCCCCCACAGCCATCCCGGACGATCTCCGCAGCCCCATCCGGATTGAgcgagaggaacagagaaatctgCACTTCTTTCCCCCGGAGTACGGCCGTGAGTAGAGGCTCAAAGGCCATTCCCCCTGGCCCTGACACCCTCCCCTAAGAGTGAATCAGCGAAACctgggggaagagcatgagcctggacgtcagaggacctgggttctagtcctgcctctgccacttccccaagGTGGgacattggccaagtcacttatcttctctgtgcctcagttaccttacctgtaaaatggggattaaatacctgttctcgcttccacttagacggtgagctccatgagggacagggactgtgtctgacctgaattatcttgtatttatcttgtatttagtaaagtgcttggcacggagtaagtgcttaacgaatatcatcattattatcatcattattattgctactatttttcattaatattattattatgagctgtcacctcctcctccttcctttcctctggccCTTTCCTAGAACTCCTCTATGGACTAGGGCCTGCCCAGCCGGTTGCTCAACCAATGGGTTGGACCATTCCCAAGCCTATTCTGGCTCGGCCTGGCTCATATTCCCCCACGTCCCTGTGCCGCTTCTGGGGTTCCCCGGGGCAGGGCCGGCTGAGGCGAGCTCAGGCATCGTGCCCGGTTCAGCTTGGACCACCCAGGccggggccggaagcaaaggcaGAGCCCGTCGGGGCTCTGCTCCCacatccttttccttcccctctgctgcaGATGTGGCTGACGGCACAGCCGTGGATATCTTCTCATTCGGGATGTGCGCTCTGgaggtatctgtctcccctgggcccccttccccagtcccaaccgctcccccgccccggggggcccttcatccccctcttctgcccctaACCCCTGCGATGCCCCTCCTGCCGCAGATGGCTGTGCTGGAGATCCAGGCCAATGGAGACACCCGCGTCACGGAGGAGGCCATCGCCCGGGCCGGGCATTCCCTGGATGACGACAACATGCGGGTGCGATGCTCCAAGCACCTGACTTCCCGGGACCCGATTCTGGGTGGCCCATTCCAACCCAGTCCAATCCCTTAGGGCCCATGCTGAATGGGGATACGGTCCTAGGCAAGCCGGGCAGCCCACCAAGCTTGCACTGACCTCCGGGCCCCATTTCCCAGCTGGCCTTTggctgtggagggtggggggatgccccctgaggagggaggagggaaatttCCTGTCCAAGTGTGGGGGCTTCGGGCTTGGCATGACCTACTCTTTCCCATCCCCCCAAGGAGGGTAACTGACTGTTCTCCAAACCCCTCTGGCCCCTCCTCcgtcctctgccctctgccccgtctgaaacctcccaccctcccaggaGTTCATCCTGTCCTGCTTGCTCCTGAACCCTGCCCGCCGCCCCTCTGCCCACAACCTGCTCTTCCATCGGGTGCTCTTTGAGGTCCATTCTCTCAAGCTCCTCGCTGCCCACTGCTTCATCCAGCATCAGTGTGAGCGGGGccctgggcaaggggtggggaccACTGGGAGACAGATCCGGGGCCCCTGAGGGAGATGTGGGGCTATCGACGCAGGAGCAAGGGGATGGCCACTAAGGTCACTGTTTCCCAACCTCCGGCTCGGGCTCCCCGTCACCTCCGTCACCACCACACCAACCTGCCCCCGCCCGTTGTCCCCCAACTCcagccctcccccctctccccttcttgttCTCCTCACCCGCTCATGGCACCCCTTCCCTGGCCCTaaacttccctccctctttctctcctaatttgcccatctccttccccctaGACCTGATGCCAGAAAACGTGGTGGAGGAGAAGACCAAGATGATTGACCTCAACATGGTGATGGCGGAGATTCGCAGGACCGGCCGACCCGGGGTCCAGTGGAGGTGATGCCCACCCCCTGTACCTGTTGTCTCAGAGACTCCCACGCCCCGTCCTGCACCTtgtcccccaacctccctccccactccaccccttggCCCGGGAGTCCCTGtggcttgtttttgtctgtctgtctcccctgactaggCTTGTAGGCCTAGGGCGGAACCCCACCCGACCCTTTTCCTGAGATGGTGGGCGGCAAGCAGAGATCAGTGCGGCTGaggtttcctctccctcccctgccactgcccctgctcccaccccaggTACTCAGAGGTCTCGTTCCTGGAGCTGGACAAGTTTCTGGAGGATGTCAGGTGAGGAGGCGGTTGGCCAGAAGGGCGGGCATGGAGCAGAGGGTTACGAGAAACCCTTGCAGTAGCCCGGCTCCCCTTTTCTCACTCCGCCGGCCTTGGGCAGCGGCTTCCCGGCAACCCCAGCTGTGCCGAGCTGAAGTCTGGGGCAGGAACAATCATGATTCCTTGCCGAGGCTGCTCCGGGGAgagcccccgaccccccgactcCACCTTACCCTACGCACTCCGTCACTGTCCTGCTCTCTGCCCCGCTGCCAGGAATGGGATCTACCCACTGATGAACTTCGCTGCGTCACGGCCCCTGGGACTACCCCGGGCTCTGACCCAACCCCCCGAGGATGCCCAGAAAGCCAAGACCCCCACCCCAGAGCCTTTTGACGTGGAGACCAGGAAGGTGAGGGGGCCAGAAAggaccagggtggggaggggcagcaggccACTGTCTGGACTGGAGCTGGTGGCCAATgagcaatccctgccccccacagcGGAGGGCCACCTACCCAGCCCTGCCAGCAATCTGACCAtgggcccccctcccctcatGGACCCCCCCAGGCTCCTGCGTGCCTGCTGGACTGCTGATGGGCAGAGGTCCCTGCAGTGGCAGGGGGGCGGCCCCCTGGTGCCCCATCCTGCCCTCATCCCCCTGAAGCAGAACGGGACTGGCAAGAAGTCGgagggccggtgggggggggggggcagcgtggGAGCGGCTATGGGGTGGGCATTAGTTACTGGGTTCCACAGTGGGGACCGATCCTGATCCCACTCTGACTCCATCCAAGCTGACTCGGTTGAGTCTGACCCCAGTTTTTCTGGGGGTCCCCACGGGTTGGGTTGGGTGATCGTGGGtggattcattcagttcattcaatagtatttattgagcgcttactatgtgcagagcactgtactaagcacttggaatatacaaatcagcaacagatagagacagtccctgcccactgacgggctgacagtctaatcggaggagacagacagacaaaaacaagatgcCTAGcccctctgttcccctcttcctcctccgccgccgtctgcctccccaactccctgcaGGTGGTGCAAATGCAGTGTAACATGGAGATGAATGAAGACAAAGCACAGTGGCATGTAAGTCCGTTCTGCCCTGGGCCTGGCCCCAGGTCTGGGTCTCCCTGAGTCTCCCTGGCTTCTATGTCACGGGGTCTCTGACTGTCCGTATCCATCTCTGTCCCCAGCTCACTCTGCTGCTCACACTGGAGGACAGGCTTCACCGACAGCTCAGCTACGACCTGCTGCCGAGTAGgggtctctgccctcccctcccccaagatcTCTGCTCCCCACCAATTCTCCCAGGgggtctctgcccctctctttttaagatctctgcccccctctctctctgagaTCTCTGTCCCCACCAGTTCTCCCCTggggtctctgtctcccttcctccctggggtctctggccccctcccttccttgaaGTTTCCACTTCCTTGGCCTCCCAGAGATCTGTGCCCCATTTCCCCCACTGACTGCTCGTTACCCTCCCCTGCAGCCGACAGCTCCCGGGACCTGGCCATGGAACTGGTTCATTATGGCTTCATCCATGAGGTGAGGtctcggggagagagaggggctgggCACAGTTGGAAGTAGGTGGGGTGGCCTACGCCCCTCgcttctgcctttttcttccacACTGCCCCACCatccttactctctctctctgtctctgcctttctctctctgtctctctctctctcccctccccctattcCAATCCGGCCCAGGATGACTTTGAGAAGCTTGCTGCATTCCTGGAAAGCACCTTCCACAAGTACCGCTCaggccctccctgactcctcccgccccctccagccACACCCCAGCACACCAGTGGGGACTTGGGCCCAGCGAACCCCTGGCCGAAAATCATTCCCCACGATGGCCCTGGGCCCCTGGCCCCCAGTGGGATGGCTGGAGCTCTCCAGCCCGCTGTGGGTGGGGGAACATCCCTGGACCCGCCCGGGGCCCCACAGGACTGACTGATagaggccaggagggagggaaggaggagggaacgcGAGAGGAGCTGAGTAGGTGCGGGGCTTAGCTTGCTCCGCCAGCCGGACCAGCCCCCTGTGCCCCAGCACGCCGCCCCTGGGGTGGGGGACCTATAGTCACCTGCAACATGGGCATCTGCACCGTGAGCTTTAGGGCCCAGAACAGGCAGAGGCAGTTCCCTGGGGGGAGCTGGGGTCCTGGATGGCGGTAAGGAGAGCCCAGCCCTAGAATCCTAGGGTGAGGGAGTACTGGTGGGCCTCCCCTGGCTAGGCCAGTGCCTTATCATCCATGCCGccctggggggaaaggggatgggggctGAGAActtgctccccctttcccctgcccccaccccaccttcttgGGTCCAGATAGATCTTTTTTCAAGCCCCTCTCCTCAGGCCTGGTGAGTCATCGGGGGGGACTTGCCCgaatccccctcccctcacccccacacccGAAGAAGCACACTGCCGCGGCTCTCGGTATGTTTTGTAATTTCCAGGAGAATGAATAAACCAAACTCCAAATGGGCACAGCCGCCTGGAGCTTCTGtgcgaga
The Ornithorhynchus anatinus isolate Pmale09 chromosome 4, mOrnAna1.pri.v4, whole genome shotgun sequence genome window above contains:
- the NRBP2 gene encoding nuclear receptor-binding protein 2 isoform X2, which gives rise to MLIPGWAVAEEMVPKLAQSQVNQGNMPGIQSTFLAMDTEEGVEVVWNELHFTDRKAFKAHEEKIQTMFEQLVVVDHPNIVKLHKYWLDTPESKARVIFITEYVSSGSLKQFLKKTKKNHKAMNARAWKRWCTQILSALSFLHSCDPPIIHGNLTSDTIFIQHNGLIKIGSVWHRVFSNAIPDDLRSPIRIEREEQRNLHFFPPEYGHVADGTAVDIFSFGMCALEMAVLEIQANGDTRVTEEAIARAGHSLDDDNMREFILSCLLLNPARRPSAHNLLFHRVLFEVHSLKLLAAHCFIQHQYLMPENVVEEKTKMIDLNMVMAEIRRTGRPGVQWRYSEVSFLELDKFLEDVRNGIYPLMNFAASRPLGLPRALTQPPEDAQKAKTPTPEPFDVETRKVVQMQCNMEMNEDKAQWHLTLLLTLEDRLHRQLSYDLLPTDSSRDLAMELVHYGFIHEDDFEKLAAFLESTFHKYRSGPP
- the NRBP2 gene encoding nuclear receptor-binding protein 2 isoform X1; amino-acid sequence: MSAPEPAQRGREREEESEDESEILEESPCGRWQKRREQVNQGNMPGIQSTFLAMDTEEGVEVVWNELHFTDRKAFKAHEEKIQTMFEQLVVVDHPNIVKLHKYWLDTPESKARVIFITEYVSSGSLKQFLKKTKKNHKAMNARAWKRWCTQILSALSFLHSCDPPIIHGNLTSDTIFIQHNGLIKIGSVWHRVFSNAIPDDLRSPIRIEREEQRNLHFFPPEYGHVADGTAVDIFSFGMCALEMAVLEIQANGDTRVTEEAIARAGHSLDDDNMREFILSCLLLNPARRPSAHNLLFHRVLFEVHSLKLLAAHCFIQHQYLMPENVVEEKTKMIDLNMVMAEIRRTGRPGVQWRYSEVSFLELDKFLEDVRNGIYPLMNFAASRPLGLPRALTQPPEDAQKAKTPTPEPFDVETRKVVQMQCNMEMNEDKAQWHLTLLLTLEDRLHRQLSYDLLPTDSSRDLAMELVHYGFIHEDDFEKLAAFLESTFHKYRSGPP